The sequence below is a genomic window from Humulus lupulus chromosome 3, drHumLupu1.1, whole genome shotgun sequence.
gctgacctgccaccattgaggaactagcctcagtctcagtctcagtctcagtctcagaatCAGTCTCTGACTGCATTGGAGCGAACACTAGagttggagtcgagctgtccaccccctttttctcatccttcctttgccttgggcaatccttcttgagatgccctaCCATTCCACAAAAGAAACATGTTTTTTCTCTGTATTCcttcagatgatgcctcttgcaccaagTGCATTTTGGGTAAAGTCTCCAATTCTTGTTCTTGCTCGATCCAATAAACGGAGGTGTCACTATCTAAGCTTCGCGCCCTCCAGCACTCCCCTTTATATTCTCATttcttgtgctctcaacagcaagagccttccctaccacctgagcgtaggtagagatttcatgcactagggcaactctaatgccctgagaaactccaggattcaatccctggataaacttTTTCTTTCGaaccacatctgtgggtaccatatgaaaagaaaacttggccaacccatcgaatctgttaacatattttgttactgttgcatttccctgaacgaggttcagaaactcattcatcttagcagtcttggctacatcacagtaatatctttcattaaacaactgcctgacttctttccagtccatcacagtctTATCTCGTTTctaggatactacttcccaccatgtctgggcatcatcccgcaatacatatgtagcacagatcaccatatcgtgacctaccacccctataCTGTCGAGGATGAAACTAATCAttcccatccattgctcagctcttaatggatctaggccttcctcaaaaaactagagggtaatattcctgaaatcttCTGAAAAAAAATTTCCATCTGGTTCCAAATCGTGGGCGAAGGATGTGGAGGACCTGGATTTTCAAGATTTGGCCAAGGATAAATGGTCCAAGTTTCATGAATCAATTGTAAACCAGGGAGGATCTAGGCTGACTTATAAGGAACCGATGCTCCGAGAAAGGAAACGGATTGCGCAAGTGGATGTGGAGGAGATAGAAGTGGAAGCTTCCTTCTGGGACTTGACAATGGTATGTGTTGTTCTTGGAGCTAATCCTCCTTTTTCAGTGTTTGAAGGTTTCATTAAAATAGTATGGGGAAAACTTGGAATTGAAAGGGTAGCTAGAATGAATGCGGGATATACAATTGTGAAATTTCGTGATGAAGCCACTCAAGATATGGTTTTGGAATCTGGGGTAGTTCATTTTGATAGGAAGCCAGTCATTTTGAGACCTTGGTCGAAAGATTTAGACACTATGAGGTTACTGAAATTTGTTCTTGTTTGGGTTAGATTACCTGATCTTGGGCTCCAATAATGGGGCATTAAATGTTTGAGTGCTCTTGTTAGTACCATAGGAAAACCTATGATGATTGATAAGGTTACCAAGGAGAGATCTATGGTGAAGTTTGTTAGGGTGCTTGTGGATGTTGAGATTTCAGATCAGTTGCCTCAATCCATCAGTTTTCTTAATGAACGTGGTCAATTGGTGGAGCAGACTATTGAGTTTGAATGGTTGCCTACCTGATGTTCAAACAGTAAAAATTTGGGACATAATGCTACTAGCTGTAAACGAGACCAGGGAGCTGTTTGGAGGAAAAAAAAGGTGAAGACAGGACTTGTGAATACGAAGGTTGTGAGTAAACAGACTAATTCTGGGCCAGTGTTTGAAATTTTGCCAAAGGAGTCAACTAATATTGTGGCTGGAAATGACACACAGACAATTATGTTGAAGGAGCAATGTAGTACTAAGTCAGGGCTGGAGCTGAAATGGACTACACCAAAACGAGTGGGGGGAGTTAAACAACTTGTTTCAGATTCTCACACTTTGATGATGAATACGTATAGTGTATTACAGGAGCGTCAAATGGGGGTCACAAAGCAGGGTCATTACTCTATCAATGTTTCCAATGGAAGGGTGCAACATTCtgagttggaatgttaggggTCTGAATAAAAGGAATAAGCAGAGGTCACTTCTTGACTTTTGCCGAATCAATAAGATTGGATTAGGAGATTTTCTTGAAACTAAACTTAGGGGTAATAAGATTGAGGATATGATGAAGATTGTTTTTGTGAGTTGGGACTGTTTCAGTGGTCCAGCTATTGAAGGTAGGACTTTACTAGTTTGGAAAgttgattatgtttatgttactGTTCTTCAGGAAAATGAGCAGTTTGTTCATTGTCATGTGAAGATTATGGGAAAACCTCAGGATTTCTGTCTGACTTTTGTTTATGGAAGAAATAAGGTAGAGGAAAGGAAATGCCTCTGGCATTCTTTTTCTTTGCTGGTGTTTCTTGTGCAACCTTGGTTATTGGCTGGTGATTTTAATGTTGTGTTTGATTATGATGATAGACTTGGAGGTCGTTCAGTTACTGAATTGGAAATGGAGGATGATCGTCAATGGAGGGCCTGTGGTGTGGTGGATGAGTTGAGAACGACTGGCTCCCATTATACCTGGTCTAATAAGCAAATGGAAGGGGCCAGAATTTTCTCTAAATTGGATAGGGTTTTCAAAAATGAAGCTTGGGTTGATGCTTCTCCTAACACTGTGGCCCTAATTAATTGGGATGTCATTTTTGAACATTGATTATGTATTATCAAAACTTTGCTTGTCAATATTTTAGGGGACAAGCCTTTTAGATACTATAATATGTGGGTTGAGCATTTGGAGTTCAGAGACACTATGTTAAATAATTGGTCTGAACCGATACATGCTACTTGTTTGCTGCGCATTTTTAAGGAAATTGAATAGGCTGAAATATGTTCTGCATAAATTCAATAAAGTGAAGGTTGGTGATGTTTCTCAATTGTTTTCAACAGCTAAGGAGAAATACCAACAAGCTCAGTTTAATCTACAACAAGACCCTTCTTCCGCTGATCTTCAACAAGCTGCTTATCTAGAGTTTGCTCTTCAATCTAAAATGTATGAAAGTTTTCTAAGGCGAAGGAGTAAGATCACTTGGCTTCGATTTGGAGATTAGAATACTTCCTATTTTCACGCCAGTCTAAAGCAGAGGAAAGTTGGAAATCTGATCACTTTGTTCATGGATGATAAAGGTCAGCTTGTTGATAATTATGAGGATGTAGTTGCTCATTTCATTAACAATTTTAAAAGCTTTATGGGTAGTCCAAGTCCGGCCATTACTCAACTCAAGCAAGATTGTTTCACTCATGGAGCAACTTTGAATTTAGATCAAAAACTTGGATTAATAAAGCCATTTACCAAGAAGGATGTGATGAAGTCATTATTCAGTATTCACTCTATTAAGAGTCCTGGCTCTGATGGGTATGGTTCGGGCTT
It includes:
- the LOC133825450 gene encoding uncharacterized protein LOC133825450; the protein is MLRERKRIAQVDVEEIEVEASFWDLTMVCVVLGANPPFSVFEGFIKIVWGKLGIERVARMNAGYTIVKFRDEATQDMVLESGVVHFDRKPVILRPWSKDLDTMSTIGKPMMIDKVTKERSMVKFVRVLVDVEISDQLPQSISFLNERGQLVEQTIEFECCKRDQGAVWRKKKVKTGLVNTKVVSKQTNSGPVFEILPKESTNIVAGNDTQTIMLKEQLYYRSVKWGSQSRVITLSMFPMEGCNILSWNVRGLNKRNKQRSLLDFCRINKIGLGDFLETKLRGNKIEDMMKIVFVSWDCFSGPAIEGRTLLVWKVDYVYVTVLQENEQFVHCHVKIMGKPQDFCLTFVYGRNKVEERKCLWHSFSLLVFLVQPWLLAGDFNVVFDYDDRLGGRSVTELEMEDDRQWRACGVVDELRTTGSHYTWSNKQMEGARIFSKLDRVFKNEAWVDASPNTVALINWDVIFEH
- the LOC133825451 gene encoding uncharacterized protein LOC133825451, with the protein product MLLVCCAFLRKLNRLKYVLHKFNKVKVGDVSQLFSTAKEKYQQAQFNLQQDPSSADLQQAAYLEFALQSKILKQRKVGNLITLFMDDKGQLVDNYEDVVAHFINNFKSFMGSPSPAITQLKQDCFTHGATLNLDQKLGLIKPFTKKDVMKSLFSIHSIKSPGSDGYGSGFFKVLW